The DNA window taataaaggatTAATCCTGAATTTTTCATAGGCTTTTTCTCAACTCACAAATCACACAAaagaatgtttttattttaatttgaacttCCAAATCATATTATGTTATATGAGTTGGACCCATTGTTTTGAAACTCGGCCTGGCCTGGCCTGGCCCGTCAGTCGGACCGGCAAACCCGGTGAATCAGTCGTCATGCAAACTGGGTTGGGTTGATGTAAATATTGGAATTGTAATTAACCTAGTTAAACCCGGTCAACCCACCTGTTGGACCGGAAATCCGGAAACTCCATGCGGgtttatcctatttttttttaaaaaaaaaacttcttttattttcacttATTACTCTCTTGTTTTTCTCTCCACGTTTTTTTCTAGTTGGGTATACCTATTTCTAGTTTCATGTAGATATATTACCGGTTTCTAGTTTTAGACTCTAAGAATGTCAAACTTTTTTATTCACCTCAAGTTATATCTCCTAtctaaactttttattttgactattttgtataaataattttatgaatttttactatttttatattatttttattattatataaaacccAATAGATGAACCAGTTATTCATTATTTGAACTAGTTACCCACTAATTGAATCAGTAATTCAGTTTCTTcactttattaattatatacgAAGGGTGATAGGAAGAATTTAGGAAAGGATACAAAATATGAGCACATTAATATTGAGagaaaagatgaaaaaaaaattattattatttttttttaatataacaaattctttttttaatcatttctcattatgtattatttatttttattagattatttatcaataataataataataataataattgatttagTCTCTCTCTCCTTTATAAAGTtctgaaaataaaatagaagCCCATcgttctttctctctcttctgaaTCGAAGCGTTTTCTTGTCTCTTCACTCGTCAGGTATGTTTCGTTGTTATGCAGGGTtagatttcttaaaaaaaaagtctCTTTTTGTATACAATTCTTTCTTCTATCGTTAAGCTTTCCGTCAATCTGAATGAATCACACAAACTGCTCCGACGATATAtttctcttccttcttcttctgaCATTTACTTTCAAAAAATGTATTCGAGATGTTGTTTACTCTCAACGGctcatttgttattattttgtaGTTAGGTAGTTGATTCTGAGAATTTTGCACGAATCGATTCAAATGCTTTTGCATTTCGTGGACACTTGCTAATGTTGTTTCAAAACTTCAACCCTTAAATCTTCTTATTATTGGGATTGATTCATTCTCATGTTATACAATACTCAATTGCTGTTCTAGTTACTCAATTGATTCATTCCCTTTGAGTGAAATGCTGCTTGTTGGATATGATCTCCTCCTTGGAAGAAGGAACCAATAAAGGAGGATTGGAGTTTAGGGTTTCCagaattaaagaaattaagagGAGTTGTGAGATGGTACTTACTAATTTTAACTAGTACGAATGCTATAAAGAGTTTTCACTGCATTAGTATTTGCATTTGCATTTGCAAACCACATCCCTCCTCCTTATTGGTTCCTAATTGGAAAAGCTCCATGGATAACAACAGTTGGATCATAAGAAAAATGTACTTGGCTTAGGTTCCCATTCCCATGCTTTCCAGGTTTTGTGGTTGTTGCTCAGGTTTAGTGTTTACCATTTGTTAGACACCACCACAATTATTTGCAAAACTTGATTATTTTCTCTCTGAACATAACATTATGTGAAttgtgtttttgtttgtttgtttgtttgtaaaaTTGGAATCCAAGTGAGAAGCTTGGTGGCCCATCTGATCAGTTGGGattacttaaattataatattatcttgATTCTTTGCAATACTTTCAATATTAAGGTTGATATATGATTTCTTCAGATACTAGTgcaggataataataataatgacgaTAAAACCAACTGTTGCCTTGAGGGCTGCACTTGTTGGAGGTTTAGCAGCATTTGCAAAGATTGCAGGTGCAGCTAAAGCAGCTGGTGGTGCAAAACTGGGGGTGGCTGCTGCCGCCATGACTGCTGCAGCAACTGCAGCTGTGTCATCCGGATCAAAACAGGAATCTAAGGACCAAACCACTATGTGAAAGTGATATCTAAGTTACTCTTATTACTTTTGAAGATTCAACtagttattaataatatactCTCAACTCCTTTTTAATGGGATGGATGAGGAGACAGCTTTCATTTGTTTACCTGAAATATGTTCTGGGAGGAGTTGTGTAGGTTGATTATCTTTATCAAAACTTTTCTGGTTTTTTCCACCAGCTTAGATACTACATATTGCATGACAAGAATTGAGAATGTTGTGtttaagaaagaaaacaaattaccTCTAGTATGTATTGACTGCAAAAACCAAATTTTAACTTGAAGACTAGCAAAGGTCAGATTAGTCATCCcactttttaaacaaaaacacaTTCTTTAGGATGAAGTGTCTTCTTCATCATAGCTTGAATCCTATTACTGCATTTTGTATAGattcaaatttgatttcaaGATGGATATATTATATGTTCAGTTGGTTGAGAATAAAAATCCATGTGAACTAACTACCTTAATCCATGATATTATTATCTGCAACTTtttcaacaaatatatatatatatatatatatatatatatatatatatatatatatatatatatatatatatatatatatatattatttataactagtGATGCCTGCCACCTCACTATAGGGTTAATTCTATTGTCCTGATGGAGCTGACAAAATgaaattctttaaatatttatgaattcatcaaaattaatcTCTTTTCATAGGAAAGACTTGATAGAAAGTTATCAAAAATCAACAACCGAACTTCTAGTATAAAAATGTACCAGGCAATATTCAATTCAAAGCATAAGTAATAAATAACAGTATGGAATGCAGTAACAGTAGCAAACCGACTTAGActcttaacaaaacaaaaaaaaagaaccCACCAAATATCTCAAGACTCCTCTCCCTCCCCCTCCCCCACCTCTGGTTGTTATATAGGAGTGAGTGGGTAAAGAGGTATGAAGAGATCATCAACCACAACTcagaatattaattaaaaagataagtaatagaagaagaaaaacacaaaagttTAATCAAATCAACCCAAAATTTTGCTTGCTCATGTTCTTCTCTCTTGCCTCCTCTATTGCTGCTTGCATTCTGGAGGTCGCTCACCTTCCCCACCAGCTGGTACACTGCTACGCTTCTGCAATTTATATGACAATAcacacaaaaacaaaatgaaacttGATAAAAAGAAACGATAATTTGCAAACAGGTGCTGGTGGTTATATCATCAACAAATCAAACCTTAGGTGGCGCCAAAGTCTGATCCAAATCATCCACCCAGGTGAAGAAGGAAATACACGAGAAAATTTCATTAGGGGCTTAGCATTTAATATTCCATATGTAAAGAAAGAAGAACTGTGTACCTTTTTCTTCGCTCCCTTcgtctcctcttcttcatcgtcctcatcttcttcatcatcgtcctcatcttcttcatcatcttcatcgtcATCTTCTTCCTCACCATCTTCATCATCTAAGTCATCAAACTCATCTACCTGCACAGCCTCGCCGGTAAACCATGATACTGCATGAGGAATAATCTTGTCTCGAATGGTTGAACTGCAACATATAATAATACCATCAGATACTATTTTGTAAAGCAAGAAACAGCCTACATTTCAAGTCAATTGAACAGTCAGACAAGAGTGAGATAGCTAAAACTCACCCAATATCGTAGTCTTGCTCCATTTGGTTCTGAAGTTCCTCAGCCTGTTGTTCATTAGAGAGACTATAAATCAGATGGACTAACTCACCAATTAATCCACttttctgattaaaaatatCAGTGAACTCACCACATCTTCATCAATATCCTCGTCATCATCAGGAACTTGTGGAGGATTGAAGAAGTTAAAGAAACTCTGACAAGTTTCTGTCTTTGTGATTGGTTTTGCATTCTTTGACCCTTTCTTTGGCTTCTTCTTAAGGATTTTCTGGGTCAAGCATTTTCCTGGAAGCCATTCAATTTCCGTCCTAtttcaagaagaaaaaaaagatataacATTAGTTGtaatacaaagaaaaaaatagtttatatgaGAATACACAACTATAAAATTTACCCAATAGCCTTTTCCAAGATTGgctcatcatcatcaatcatgTGATAAGTTTTGGTCAGAACAGAATTCTTGAAGAAAGGATTAGTATCAAAGAAAAACTCTAGCTTGAAACCCTTGGGATCATCAAGCTTAAGCCATTTAATGTCTTTAATATACTTGAGAGCCTCCTCATCACGTTCTGATATCTACAAGAAAAATGGAAAACATTTAGATGTTTGTCGGAACAAAATAGAACAAGCACATATAATAAAGCATCTAGTACCTCTTCAGACAACACTTCATTTGTCTTCATTGCAATGAGCCAAAAATTTGGCACACCTTTCTCTGAAATACACATGTATACAATAATATATCAGTTAAGTAGGAATGATCATTTTAAACTACTACAGTGCCAAATTATGAAACCGAGAGGAAGGAAACTATAATCCAGGTCACCTTCGGTTTCTTTATCTCCTTCTTGATTCTGTGGTGTCTCACTATCAGCACCGGTAACTTCGGTGACAGCATTCACAATATCATACCTCTGAAAATTCACAAAATTGCTAATATTTAAGGCATTGTCACTAGAAAGCAAGCAAACATGAATCATTTCAGTCCTATACATATATGAAAACATATATGATGCATCTAAGATTAAGTTTTGACTTGAGCTAGCACTTGGAAAAGAAAGTTTCTAATACTTTGATTCATAATAAAGGatacaaaaaagaaatataattcaataagcattaagaattagtCCATTTTATTGCACTGTTGATACTAGTTGTAACAAATACTTGAAGATAGAGTAGAGTGACAACAATAATGAGATCAATAACACCGCATGGTCAAATGACAGTACTGGTCCATGTATAATATAAAGATACTGCaacaaaattaagaaatacACCTTTGAGTAAAGTGGTTGATAAAGCTTCTGATACTTAGCTTCCAATATGGCCCTTTCCTGAAAAAACTTAGCCTCCAGTTCATCGTGTTGAGTCTGAAAATGGAGGAAAGTATTATTAATGTGATGAGAACTTATAAGTGTTAAAACAATCATAATAGAAATTGAAACAAATATAGCATACCATAGAACAAAACAATTTACTCACAATtcatgaaattaattaattctccaACAAAAAGTGAAGATTGCAATATCAAGTTCCAGTAatttcaacaacaacaaaatgtGATTCAAAGATCAGAAAACTAACTAACAAACATTGGTTATGTATGTGTTTCTTCATGCCAAAACAACATCTTCACACTTGGAAAACTCCTAAATCATGGGAAGGGCTTTCCTCAGATCAGAACTAAACAGTCACATCATTTCCTTATATaacaaatttcatattttaccTTAGTTAATTATATGGTCTTACTGTGTCCTTTAAAGAACAGAAACAAAGACATTACTATAATTGCATACAAAGAAAATTTGTATAACCACTAAAATATTTCAACATGTTATCAATCAAAAAAATACCAAACTATCTTCTTTGAGGAATAAAAAGATAGTAAACACTAGTAGTAATTGATTATGAGTGTCAGACCTGAAGCTCTCTGAGGAACTCCACACGCTTCCGAACATTAGGGGTCAAACTCTCAAGAAAGTCTGAATGCTGACCGGCCAAATCTTGAAGCTTGTTCTGTAAAAACCAGtgataatgttataaataatatcctGATTAAATTTCCAATATAGATAAACTCATATCCCCATGGGTTGTGAAAAGTAATCACCTTTAAAGCATTGACGAGGCCTGCTCGGTCCTCCGCACTAAGAGCTGCAAGCAGAAGAATAGAAGATGATTCTATTAATCAATCGAAGTCGCCGACTAAAAAGACAACagtaataaaataatctaaGGAAGAGAGGGAGGGGGTATCGGCAGTAGATTTGAAAAGAGAATTTACCGGCGGCGGCCGCGGGAAGGGTAGAAGTAAGATCGGACATATCCATGGTGTCCTTTTTGCTGTCACTCATTGCTGAAGAGATTATTGAAGATGACTGAATGAATGAATCAAGAGAAAGAGGCGAGATCGGAGATTGAGTGAGCGGTTCTCCTTTGTATCGCCGTTCAGTTTTCCCTCTCGCAATTGTGACCTAAAAGGGTTTGAGAGCATTATATAAGACGGTGGATTTAGCCGAATCACGCGCAATAACATATCGTCATTTGCACGACCCAATCAATGTGAAGGCCCAACTGATGCTGCTGTATCTGCGCTGGAGATCATACTTTTTCATCAAAACTTTCAAgcgttttcaaataaaattataaaacaatagTTACCTCctaagtttgaaaataattataattaaactacCGTTTGATCAACGATGATGTATGTCACAATCAATTAATTAACATTCTTTAAACACTCTATCTATAAGTtctgtttttaataatatatttataattgtatattgtctaaatgtaattataaataaataaaattattctaaattttgaCATCTTCAATCTAAAATCTAATTGTATATTGTCttctaattcttttttaattgtGTCTCTAACTATTCATGGGATTATGGATACTAATTTgtcattatttgaaaatatatagagaAGTTAAATTTGAAAGTGAAAAAGATTTTAAATGTGTGAttgcatttaatttttttcctttaatttaatatatatatatatatatatatatatatgtgaaaaattATAGTAATTACATAATATAACTAAACATCacatcataaaatatatatatatactaagaGATGAACAATTACAAATTTTTGAATAAGACAATCAATTTCTCAACTGATCCTAGgaatttctcaaaataaatattaaaaccgTAAAAATAACAACTTTATAATTATACGAATCGATCAAATGTGATTACAATTGTTATTCCATAAGATTGTTTTCTTTAAATTAGTGAAAGATATTCAaccttttaattaaatatatatgaaacgATTTTTGGCTTGAGGTGAACCTCCTTATTGAATTTTGCCCACTTATTTTCTTATATGTTAcctacattataaaaaaaatgtgctaggaaaagatatttaataacaattctgaaataattattttattcttttctttttatgcCACAACGGtataattaagaaaacaaaatcaaataataaataaataaaataaatcagaCACATCAATTTTTTCGTAGAAATTTCAACAAGGATAAAAAAATTACGTGACGCGTAGACCTCTttaaacacatttattatattgtagCGAGTTATATTAAAGTTTTTCTAACGCTTTAGATGTTCACTAATAAAAAGACATCACGTTAATAAtgattataacttataaaaacaagaataataacaaaaaaaaatatcaccaaAGTAGAATACTCAAACGAGTATATgagaaaagttaaaataaagatcTAAACTGGTGTAGAGAACGCCACGACAATTCACCACATGTGATTTGAGCCAAAACTAATATTGTTCGTTGTCGATCGTCTCGTCGAAACTTTGAATATTTAACattgtttttgtttatgttatCTCTTatcagttttttatttattttattatttatttataatgtcattttctctaaacaaatagttgattaaaaattattttattttatattgaactTTTAGGCCATATTGTCGCATGAGTTTGACGTAACAAAATGAGTAATCTAAGCTGAAATAACTAGTTAACaatatatcataaaaataaaaaataataagaatgtAAATTAACAAACAACAAGTTCTCAaagggggaaatttgatgaaatggcccccataacaggggaaattccaaaaagggcccccgcctactaaagttggcaaaaagggcccttttgccctgcgaaatgtcggaaataccccttcggcgccatttcttacgctcaaagacgcgaattaccaatcacgcgatttaatctaaatcgcgtgagttcatcaccgcgatttagatgaaacgcgtgattggtaattcgcatTTTTAAATGTATGTGAATTACCAGCCACGCGTTTcttctaaatcgcggtgattaactcacgcgattcagattaaatcccgtgattggtaattcgcgtctttagtcgtatatataattttcaggccctaattttaaacaaaaccaccccgattctccctcccactccgactgcggccgactttccattcccacatccatcaagatcatcgttaCTCAACATCAGCAttcctcaacatcattgttcctcaacatcatcgttcctcaacatcatcgagatccttccaacatcatcgttcttcaacatcatcaggtcagtttagggcttagggtttagacttaggttttgatgtatatttaccgtttatattcatggatatggatgtatttagggttaaaggattggttttgatgtatattatgccgtttcctatgtatatcgaagtatttaggtttagggttaggttttgatgtatatttaccgtttatattcatggatattggtgtatttaggggtaaaggtttggttttgatgtatattatgccgtttcctatgtatatcgaagtatttgggtttagggttaggtttcgatgtatattctgccatttatatggatgtatttaggtttagggtttggttttgatgtatattatgctgtttataatggatattgatgtatttaggtttagggttaggttttgatgtatattttgccatttatattgatagatattatagtatttatgtttagggttaggtttcgatgtatattctgccatttatattcatggatattgttgtatttagggtttaaggtttggttttcctatatatactgattgattgttggtctgaattacatgaatattgtatggttagctattgatgtatattctgctgcttataatgatggatattgtagtatttagatcaggagctgccgttgtggttttctcagttcgttcaacaaaatggtatgtattaaaatggttgttaataaaattgttttctcagttcgttcaacttttttttttttataatatgcaggcaacaaacactgttatgaccttatgtcccaatcaattatcacctgaaaataatgtatgttctattctctct is part of the Impatiens glandulifera chromosome 1, dImpGla2.1, whole genome shotgun sequence genome and encodes:
- the LOC124920551 gene encoding nucleosome assembly protein 1;4-like, with the translated sequence MSDSKKDTMDMSDLTSTLPAAAAALSAEDRAGLVNALKNKLQDLAGQHSDFLESLTPNVRKRVEFLRELQTQHDELEAKFFQERAILEAKYQKLYQPLYSKRYDIVNAVTEVTGADSETPQNQEGDKETEEKGVPNFWLIAMKTNEVLSEEISERDEEALKYIKDIKWLKLDDPKGFKLEFFFDTNPFFKNSVLTKTYHMIDDDEPILEKAIGTEIEWLPGKCLTQKILKKKPKKGSKNAKPITKTETCQSFFNFFNPPQVPDDDEDIDEDVAEELQNQMEQDYDIGSTIRDKIIPHAVSWFTGEAVQVDEFDDLDDEDGEEEDDDEDDEEDEDDDEEDEDDEEEETKGAKKKTLAPPKKRSSVPAGGEGERPPECKQQ